AGTAACGTAGTCGCCGGTCAAGGCCACCGTGCTACCGAACAGGCACGGCTGCGGTGATACTACTTTCCGCTTCACCTCGCCGGTGTTCTTGTCTGTCCACATGAAATCATGATTCCTGCCACAGACATTAGCGGCGATCGGCTGCGAATAGTAGTAGTTGCTCGCGGCTGAGGTGATCGTGCTGCCGTTGCCATTTACAATGACGCAGTTATGGGCGAATGATCCCACTGGTCCAGGTGCTGCTGTGCATCCGTTGGCTGAGGCCGGGTGCTTGAGGGATGAGACGATTTCGCCTAGCGATGTCGACTTAAGGTCCCTGAAAGATGCCACGATGCTTCGGCCAACGCTACTGAGAGTGAAACCGGCACTAGAGTTGTAACCGGTCGCTAACGTTGCCACCGGGCGTCCGCTCTGTTTCTCCACGAGTTGCAATCCAACCTTGCCTGCGCGGACCCACTTCGTTCCGGTGGGCAGGTCGGTCCGGAACTTTACGCTAGAGCCATCGACTGGGCTGTGGGTGATCTTGATGACCTGCTGATCATTGTCTCGGCTCGTCGATATAGGGGACGACTGCGGAATGTGTATCACCACGCTTTTGCCCTGAAGTGCCGTGGGAATCGTGACAGTCTCCGGTGACGTCCGTTGGCCTTGGCCTCCAGGAGTCACCGGCCGCTGGCCAGTGTCTGGGTGTTCGAGTTCTCGCCTTTCAGTCGGCGCGTTCATGCTCGGTCCACTTTTGGGAGCGTCTGCCTCCGGCGTCTTGGATGGTTTGGTAGTCGCGTCGGGTTCTTTCTCTGGTGTCGTCGGCGATAGCGTCGGTGGTTGTTCGTTGCTGCCACCGCACTTGTAGGGGACCGGCGGCTTCTTGCCGATCGCCTTCCACGCGTTATTATAGGCGTTGGTTTCGCGTTTGCATCGTTCAGCGGGCGTTTCGGCGGCCGCCGAGGGTGCAAGGGACGCGGCGAGCACGAGAACCATGACCATTGCTGCTATCGCTGTGAGAATGCCCCATAAAACGCTACGTTCTGGGCTCGACTGCTGGATTGTGGTGCGCATCGTTTCCCCGTCCTTTAGATGCGGCTGGTGGGGCCGTGGTCGTAGTAGACGTAGACGCCGGTGTCGGTGGTGACGGAGATTTTGGCGAACGGTCGCACCGAGATCGGGCCGAGCGCGTTGGACACGTTCAGTTCGACGCCGGACAGGACGATGTCGGCCACGGGCTGAGTGAGTGCGATGTCAGCGAGGGTGACGGTGGTGATCTTGCCGGCACCGACTTCGAACTCGAGATCGGCGGCCGGGATCACGGTCGCTTCGGCGCCGAGTTCGCCGCCGATCTCGCCGAGCTTGCCGCCTCCTCCGCTGCCGGAGATCGTGACCTCGGGTGCGATCTTGGCGTTGAGGCCGCCAGTCAGTTTCAACTCCGGTGTGTGTGCGGTGACTTTCACACCCGAGGGTGCGACCGAGACCGGGTAGCCGATTTTGTAGCCGACTTCCACGGTCGCGCGGACGGTCTTGCCGTCGATACCCTTGATCCCGGCGTGCACGTCCGAGGACAGCAGGGCTTCACCCGAGAGCGGTGAGGAGTCCAGTGCGGGGATCTTCTTGGCCTTGAGTTTGGACGCGGTGAGCGTGATGTCGACACCTTCACGCGTGTGGTGAGTGCGGGCGTCCGCTGGCCCGGCAAACAGGCTCGATGCGAGCGCGAACGCCGCGACGGCGAGCAGCAGTAATCCTGTAGTGACACGTCGTAGCACGACGATTCCCCCCCGTGTTCGGTGCAGACTCCGTGGTCTGCGCGATGACTACCTGGCCGGGACTGAAGTAGGCCTCACATCCCGGCAAGTTTGGAGCAAACATCTCCTGCGCGTCATTTCACCCCTAGGGTCAACTCCTACCAAACTCTCGGGCGCGAATTCCGCCGTAGAGGCTGGTCATAGGGCGAAAAGAGTTTGTCCGGACCGGACAGCGACACCTCTGTAGTAGAGGTGCTCCCTGCTCCACTGAGGGCTATCTGTGGTTGCTGACAGGCAACGGTGGGACTGCTGTGACGGCAGGTTGGTGGCTGTTTCGCGGGCGGCTGATGAGGTGCCAGGGGCGGCCGCGAAGGTGTCGCGTAGGCGGTAGCGGGACCTGTGATCGATGGTTAGATCGCGTTTTCCGGGGCGGCTGTGACTACCTGTGAGGATACCGACGACACAGAAATTCGAGTGCTGCCTGCCGAGCGGGTATCCTTACGTGTCTGTGGCCGGTGTGGGCTGACCGCGTCTATCGGTCGGGCATCGGGAATGGTGTGGTGAATTCGGTGAACCACTGGGTGGGGGAGAGGTTGACGCCGCCCGCCAGCTCGGCCACTGCCTCGGGTGGCACGTCGTAGAGCATCAGCACGTCGTCGTCCTGGACCAGGTACTGGCCCAGATCTCCCCACGTGTCGGGGAGACCGCCGCGATCGCTCGTGGTCATAGCCCATCGCGCAGGGAGCCCGGTATCGAGGACTGCGGCGCGCCGCAATGCCAGGTGCACCGTCATCTCCTCGGCGGTGCAGCGGGGGACCGGCGCACCCCATCGTTGGATGTCGTGCGCGATCCGGTCGGCGGCCGCCGCCAGTTGATGCCGCCAGAACTTGCTCTGGGACCACGTGATCTCCGGCAGGAGGTGCACAACCTGCAGGCCGGTGTCGTCACTGTGCGCGGCCGCGGTGTCGAGGTAGTCGGCGTCGCGGCGCACATCATCGGCGACCGATTGGGCTGCGGTCGCCAGTATCGCTGATCGTCGGTGCCCGATGGTGTCGATCAGGTCGACGAACTCCGGATCGAGTGATTCGGCCATAGTCAGGGTCCGGTGTATTCGTTCGGGGTTGGTCGTAGGCGAGCTGCCATCGTGAGCACGTCCGCGATGCTGGGCCGGTGTCCGTTGTTCGCGTGCGTGGCGAGCTGGTAGATGCTCGACAGGCCGACCCGCTCGGCGGCTGTCACGACGACATCTCGTGAGTCTCGGTGTCGGTGCTGTGCGTCCATCCCATGACTGCTAGGGTAGCACCATGACGTTAAGTAAACCCGATACTCGGATATCTTCCGATTAAGCACTACTTAACATAACGTACATTATCGGCACGCCGTCAGCTGCGACTCCGGAGGCGCGCTCAGGTATGAGCTTGGGGCGGCAAATCGTTCAGTGGCTGTTGTCTGCAGGAAGGCCTAAGGCGACGCTGATGCACGGACTGGCCGACCGTTCTCGTGCGGTGGTCGGGCCTGTCGGCAAGGACTGGAGAGGATTTGATGTCGAGAATCTTCGGGCACAAGGATTCGGTGGAGAGCATGTCCTCGGCATTGAGGTTGCCAACCACGGTCGAGCTCCGGTGGTCATAGACAAATTTCCGTATGCTCTCGTGGAGGGGAAGAGACTCCGACCTACGTTCCGGGCGCCGATCTAATCGGCCAACCGACTCCTTATACTCTGCAGCCAGGAGCGAATGTAGCCTGGTACGCTCTGTACCGCTTCGCGGAGCTTCTTGTTCAGTCGACTCGAGATGTATTGAACGTTGAAGCTTCGGGAGTCTACATGACCGCCCGTCTTGCGACGGGAAAGATCGTCGCGACGCCGCAGGCTATCTCTACGTAGCCCCTACTTCGGCGATATTGGGCGAGTAGCTGACAGAACGGCAGACGATGCGCCGAAAAGGGCCAAAACACGACTGGGCCCGGCACCCCTCGACAGGGGGCCGGGCACAGTTCTCCGCCTCCGCGGATCTCGTCGGCAAGATCGAAGCCGTGCAGGTGCTTTCTCCAGGTCGCGCCTTACGTGTGTCTGACGGGTGGAGTGTGACGATAGCCGGTGTGGATTGGTTCCGTCCGCGAATTCGAATGCGATACCCAAGTTTGGGTCGGTGATGTCCTGCTCGAACGCACCATTGTGCCATCATTTACCCAGGCATTGGGTCCGAATCCTGGTTAGACCGGTGCTGGCCGGCGCTGCAGCTGCTGGCAACCGTCAATGCCAGTGCGACGAGCGCCAGCACCCCAACCACTACGTTCAACCCGACACCAGCGACCTGTAGGCCCCATCGTGAAGCGGCGAGCCCGACGCCGACAATGGGAAGGGAGATCGCAACGTAGACCACGAGGAAATAGGCGGAGATCACCTCTGCTCGACGGGGCTGGGGGCTGACTGCCACCAGTGCCGCCAACCCCTTGCTGAACGTCAACCCTTGCCCTGCGCCGCTGACGACGGCGCCGAGCACCAACAGGATGAGCGACCGTGTTGCGAGCCCCCCAATAAGGATGGCCACACCAACCACGAGTGCTATGCAGCCCGCCACCATGGCCCGATCCGCGGGTAGGCCTCGGCCTGCGATCTGCACAGCTGCGGACATCAACAATAGTGTGGCAACCAGGATTCCGACAAGCGCTGGACTCTGAATGCCGACCACCTGAGAGACGAAAGCCGGGGCGACTCCGGCAAACGATCCAGCAACCGAGAACCCTGCAAAGGCGACAATCGATGCCCGCGCAAAAGCACTCCGAATCTCGTGCGGTACCGACAATCGCTGAATCGCCAGATGCCCAGCTGAGGGATGCGCCAACGGCTCAGCCATCCACCAGATCCCCACCATGACAACCGCAAGCAAAACAAGGTTCACGACGAAGACCGCGCGCAACGGCACCGGACCGTACTGGGCAAGAAATCCGGACAGGAGTGGACCTATCCCGGTGCCTCCAACATTCGCAGCGGTCGCTAACGCGGCCGCCCGCCCTCGCCACGAGAGGGGCGCGGCCTCGATCACTGCAGCCGTCGCTGCCCCGGCATAGATACCAGCAGACAGGCCCGAAAGCACGCGGCCGAGTATCAACTGCCAGAGTTCTCCTGCAGTCACAAACACCAGTGCGCTTGCCACTGACAGCAGAGCTCCGGCCAGGAGCAGTGGCTTGCGCCCCAGGATGTCGGAGAAGCGACCGAAGAGGATCAGTGCACCGGCCACTCCCGTGGCGTAGACGGCATAGACCACGGTCGTGGTCAGGACACCGAATCCGAGATGGTCACCGTAGATCGGGTACAAGGGTGTCGGCAGAGTGGTCCCGAGCATGACGACCGTGAGCGCAAACACTGCGATCGCGAACGACACCGACGGTGACACCGTCCGCCGACGAGATCCTCGTCGGCGCAAGGAGAGCACTATTCGCGAAATTCTGAGTACGTCGCGCGCAGCGCCTTCTTGTCGATCTTCCCGACGCTCGTACGCGGCAGTGCGTCGACATACAGCACTGTCTCTGGCAGTTGCCATTTCGCGAACCGGTCTGCCAACAGCCCGTGGACTTCCTTGATAGGCAGAGACGATCGGTCAGCGGTCACGACGAGCGCGACAGGACGCTCCTGCCACTTCGGATGTGGGACACCGATCACCGCCGCCTCGACGACTGCAGGATGCCCGACGATGGCATTCTCCATGTCGATCGAGGAGATCCACTCACCACCGCTCTTGATGACATCCTTCAGGCGGTCCGTCAGTTTGATGTAGCCGTCCGGAGAGATGGTCCCAACGTCTCCGCTGCGCCAGTATCCATCGAGGAACCGCTCGGTGTCGTCGTCCAAGTCGCGGTAGCTCTCGGCGATCCACGGGCCGCGCAGTAGAATCTCGCCCTGCGCGACGCCGTCGTGGGGTAGGTCCCGCCCCTCCGCGTCGACGATGCGAACGTCGATTCCGTTGAGCGGAAGACCCTGGCTTCTCTTCATGTCCCACTTCTCGCCGGGCGTGAGCTTCCTCTGCAGCGACCGCTTCAGCCCAATGTTCACCGCGGCGGTCGGACCTGTCTCGGTGGCACCGTACGCATGAATGATGTCGGCACCGGTGAGTTCAAAGAAGTCACGCATGAGCGACAGGGCCGGCTCTGTAGATCCAGAAAGCAGGCGAGCTCGACCGAAGTCGGGGCGGGAATCAAGCGATTTGATGTAGTCGAGCATCGGCTGGAAGATGACCGGGGCGCCGTTAACCACCGTCACATCCTCAGTGATCATTGCATCCACCAG
This portion of the Gordonia humi genome encodes:
- a CDS encoding MspA family porin, whose protein sequence is MLRRVTTGLLLLAVAAFALASSLFAGPADARTHHTREGVDITLTASKLKAKKIPALDSSPLSGEALLSSDVHAGIKGIDGKTVRATVEVGYKIGYPVSVAPSGVKVTAHTPELKLTGGLNAKIAPEVTISGSGGGGKLGEIGGELGAEATVIPAADLEFEVGAGKITTVTLADIALTQPVADIVLSGVELNVSNALGPISVRPFAKISVTTDTGVYVYYDHGPTSRI
- a CDS encoding MFS transporter; the encoded protein is MSFAIAVFALTVVMLGTTLPTPLYPIYGDHLGFGVLTTTVVYAVYATGVAGALILFGRFSDILGRKPLLLAGALLSVASALVFVTAGELWQLILGRVLSGLSAGIYAGAATAAVIEAAPLSWRGRAAALATAANVGGTGIGPLLSGFLAQYGPVPLRAVFVVNLVLLAVVMVGIWWMAEPLAHPSAGHLAIQRLSVPHEIRSAFARASIVAFAGFSVAGSFAGVAPAFVSQVVGIQSPALVGILVATLLLMSAAVQIAGRGLPADRAMVAGCIALVVGVAILIGGLATRSLILLVLGAVVSGAGQGLTFSKGLAALVAVSPQPRRAEVISAYFLVVYVAISLPIVGVGLAASRWGLQVAGVGLNVVVGVLALVALALTVASSCSAGQHRSNQDSDPMPG
- a CDS encoding long-chain-fatty-acid--CoA ligase: MSDIVKGMPSGHGDSYQLNTTSLIRHAARTYPEQEIVFRNRDGSWGRYTYADCYTRVQRGANLLRSLGVEAGDVVGILDWNSRRHFESYWSIPGIGAVMLQMNLRLAQEDLSYVTDHSGASVVLVDETLLPVAEALATQSSSVREWVVMTDKPLTEIKTSLPRVRHFEDLLARAEPVYDWPVIDETSTYSACYTTGTTGNPKGVYYSHRGIYLHTMAQAANLRMCGDDAAMIVTPMFHAQAWGLPQSAVYSATKIVLPGQYRAEDTSTLVDAMITEDVTVVNGAPVIFQPMLDYIKSLDSRPDFGRARLLSGSTEPALSLMRDFFELTGADIIHAYGATETGPTAAVNIGLKRSLQRKLTPGEKWDMKRSQGLPLNGIDVRIVDAEGRDLPHDGVAQGEILLRGPWIAESYRDLDDDTERFLDGYWRSGDVGTISPDGYIKLTDRLKDVIKSGGEWISSIDMENAIVGHPAVVEAAVIGVPHPKWQERPVALVVTADRSSLPIKEVHGLLADRFAKWQLPETVLYVDALPRTSVGKIDKKALRATYSEFRE